In Deltaproteobacteria bacterium CG11_big_fil_rev_8_21_14_0_20_49_13, a genomic segment contains:
- a CDS encoding two-component system response regulator, which yields MGDKKKVLVVDDESDLIEALRYRIEASDMDICTAKDGLEGIELAKVEKPDLILLDIMMPRMDGYQACRLMKNDKDIKDIPIVFLSAKGQDIDKKKGIEAGGDGFIVKPFEGKTLVETIRGYFK from the coding sequence ATGGGAGACAAAAAGAAAGTTCTTGTGGTGGATGACGAGTCGGACCTTATAGAGGCGCTTAGGTACAGGATAGAGGCCTCCGATATGGATATCTGCACCGCCAAGGACGGCCTTGAGGGGATAGAGCTGGCCAAGGTGGAGAAGCCGGACCTTATCCTGCTCGATATTATGATGCCGCGTATGGACGGGTATCAGGCCTGCAGGCTCATGAAGAACGATAAGGACATTAAAGATATCCCTATCGTGTTCTTAAGCGCCAAGGGGCAGGATATTGACAAGAAAAAGGGGATAGAGGCCGGCGGCGACGGCTTCATAGTGAAGCCTTTTGAGGGAAAGACCCTTGTTGAGACGATAAGGGGGTATTTCAAATGA
- a CDS encoding undecaprenyl-diphosphatase, protein MITIFQAVLLGALQGITEFLPVSSSGHLVLVQQIFGWKAENGIILAFDVALHVGTLCAVLVVFRRDIIDVLMGRAWRLFWLVVLATIPAVVMGFGFKNSIEAMFSSVAVVGYAWLFTGTFLWCTKYIRPSVILSGSEGSPAFGSISWLRSLLIGCAQAVAIIPGVSRSGSTMSMGMFLKLDGKMAARFSFLMAIPAILGGAVLDAKDVIAFPREGLPQIIIGTVVSFAVAYLSIKWLLSIIQKGKFHWFGVYCWLLGAGTLVYLYAR, encoded by the coding sequence ATGATAACTATATTTCAAGCGGTACTTCTCGGCGCCTTGCAGGGGATAACGGAGTTTCTCCCAGTCTCAAGTTCAGGTCACCTTGTTCTTGTTCAGCAGATATTCGGCTGGAAGGCGGAGAACGGCATTATATTGGCGTTCGATGTCGCCCTTCATGTCGGGACTCTGTGCGCCGTTCTTGTGGTATTCAGAAGAGATATAATAGATGTCCTTATGGGCAGGGCGTGGCGGTTATTTTGGCTTGTGGTCTTGGCGACCATCCCTGCAGTGGTAATGGGTTTCGGATTCAAAAATTCTATCGAGGCGATGTTTTCATCCGTTGCTGTTGTTGGATATGCGTGGCTCTTTACCGGCACGTTCCTCTGGTGCACGAAGTATATAAGACCTTCTGTCATCCTGAGCGGTAGCGAAGGATCCCCCGCGTTCGGTTCTATATCCTGGCTCAGGTCATTGCTCATCGGCTGTGCCCAGGCCGTTGCGATAATCCCCGGAGTTTCCCGTTCGGGTTCCACGATGTCGATGGGAATGTTCCTAAAGCTCGACGGCAAAATGGCCGCCAGATTCTCTTTTCTGATGGCGATACCGGCAATTCTTGGAGGAGCGGTCCTTGATGCCAAGGATGTCATAGCGTTCCCAAGGGAAGGGTTGCCGCAGATTATCATCGGAACAGTGGTATCTTTTGCAGTTGCCTATCTTTCCATCAAATGGCTTCTTTCTATAATTCAGAAAGGCAAGTTTCACTGGTTCGGAGTCTATTGCTGGCTCCTCGGCGCAGGGACGCTTGTTTATCTCTACGCTCGCTGA